The Flavobacteriales bacterium genomic sequence AAGTTATTTCGATGCAGGGGCAAACGTGATCATGGGATCGGCGTCGTTTTCCGTGAGTACACCCCGACTGATCACCTTTTCAGGATTCAAGAGCCAGAACCGCCTGCTGCTCAAGTACCACAAATACGTGCCCCCGTTCACATACATGGAACCGGGTGAACTTACAGGCTATGTGCCATCCATCACATTACCCACCCGTGGCGTGGTGATGCCGGCCGATGTATTGAAACGCCTGAACTATTTTGACGACAAGACATTTCCTCAATACAATTCCGATTACGATTTCGTGCTCCGTGCCGCCCGCAAAGGCGTGAAAGTGTTCGTGAGCTATGATGCATACGTGCTGGAAAACATGCAGCTGACCAGCGGCGGCAATCCCCGGCTGGTGAAGAGTTTCGGTGCCTACCTGCGCAATATTTTCAAAAACCGGTATTCCTCCAATTACTTCTTCAACCAGTTGAATATGTCGTGGAGATTCGGGTACAAACTGTTGTTCCCGTTTTATTTCTTCGTGGCAGTGGCTGTGATCCCGTACGTCTACATCAAGTACAAACACTCATCCCTGAATAAGGTGGTGGACGGAAAAAATTAGCGCTATGCTCAGAAGGATACTGGCATTACCGATGAAAGAACTTGTCAACTACGCCGCGGTGTTCGGCTTGGTTGCGGTTAGCGGTATGCCGTTCTTTTTCAAGTCGGCACTGAATTCTGTATTCCTTTGCATGTTTGTGCTGTTCGTGTTCCTGAAAAGAAGCATTCCCTTCAATCCGAAACACCTGGCCATTGTGGCAGTGTTCTTTTTCGTGGAGGTGCTGCAGGATATCTTCATCTATGACATTGCCATTGCCACTTTCATCGGAAGTTATACCCGGTTCTTTCTGGCCATTCTTACCGTTACAATTTGCGACAGGAAGTTTACCCGGTATTACGTGAACATCATTTATGTGCTTACCCTGATCGGGTTTGTGTTCTACGTGCCTTCCGTGTTATCCAATAATGTGAGGGGCTTTTTCGAAAGCAGCATATGTCCGTTTTTTCCGCCACTCGGACTGGGTACCGAAGACAACCCGTTTTATGACCATCAGCCCACGGTGATGATATACACGTTTCACCCTGTGCTGAAAGAGTTCCGCAATTCGGGTCCGTTCTGGGAACCCGGTGCATACGGGGTGTTCCTGTTGTTTGCGATCATCTTCAACGTGATCCGCACCGGAACCCTGATCAACAAGAAAAACATCGTGTTCGCCATCGCTGTGATCACCACCATCTCTACCACGGGGTATGCGGCATTGTTCGTGATTGTTACATCCTTTTACCTCGTGAAAGGCACAATATCCAACCGGTTGTTCATGGTGTCGATGCTGGTGCCCGTATCCATCCTCATGTTCGTAAGTTTCGATTTTCTGGGGCAGAAGGTGGAAAAGAACATGGAGCTGAAAGATGACCCAAGTTCCAGGTTCGGAAGCGCCTATGCCGACGTGCAGGACTGGGCAACCAGCCCCTTCATCGGATGGGGAAAAGGAGAGATGCGGTTTGGAGGGCGGGAGTTCACTTTTTTCAGTGATGACCAACATCGTAACAATGGGTTATCCGATCTCCTCGCAACTTACGGTATCTTTGCATTCATTACGCTTTTGGTTAACTATTTCAGAACGCTCAAAACCATGTGCCTGTCGCACTCATTTCCTCAAGGATTCGCACCGCTGGCTTTTGCCGTGATCCTGCTACTGGGGTTCAGCCAATCGCTGTTTCAGTACCCGTTCTTCCTCAGCATCATGTTTATGCATATCATTTATAAAGACAGGCTGGGGCGTTTGGGGATGACGCCGGTGGAAGTGGAGTGATGGGAATTAGGAATTAGAAATTAGGAATTAGGAATTAGGAATGAAATACTATGTGATCACACCTGCGAAGAACGAGGAAGCCTACATCCGGCTCACACTCGACTCCATGGCTCAGCAAACATTGAAGCCTGAGAAGTGGATCATTGTGGACGACGGATCCACCGATAATACCGGGAAGATCGTGAAGGAATATGCCGACCGCTTCCCCTGGATCGCGGTCATGACCCTCGACAATAAAGGTGAACAACGTTCCTACGGCTCAAAGGTGATCCGGGCTTTTAACAAGGGTTATGCGAATGTACCCGCCGGAGACTATGGTTTCATTGTAAAGCTGGATGCAGACCTGTCATTCCCTCCGAGCTATTTCGAATACATTGCCAAAGCCTTTGATGCAGATCCCAAGGTCGGCATCTGCGGTGGCATCATCGTAGAAAATGAAGGTGATTTTGATATGAAGGTGGCACGCCATCCCAGGGTGGAGGGTGCCTTGAAAGCGATCTGTAAGCCCTGCTGGGATGCGATCGGCGGATTTGTGGAAGAGAACGGTTGGGACGGACTCGACCTTCTGCATGCCCAATACCTGGGCTGGAAGGTGGCCAACATACCCGTTCCGGTGAAGCACCACCGGCCTGAAGCGGCGGAGTATAAGTCGCTCAAATTCTTTTACAACAACGGGATCACCCATTACCGCCAACGAAATGACGTATGGCTTACCTTGGTTCGTGGTGCTTTCATGATGAAAAAGAAGCCGTATATATCGGCAAGTATGAGCTACCTTCGGGGATATTTCGGCTCGTGGATCCGGAGAAAACCCAGGCTGGTCGACAAGGGCCTGGGGAAGTTTATCCGGACGTATCATTATCAACGCTTGTTCAGTTTTAAACGATAAATCAACCGAGACGTGCTGAGGGTATCATTGACACACGATGTGGATCGCACCAGGAAAACCTATCAATACCTGACGGGTTTTGCCAAGAGCCTTATGAAGGGGAAAATCGGCGATGCCCTGTACCACATGACGCCTCCCATCAAAAAGGAGCCGTACTGGAACATCTACGACATCGCCGCCCTGGAAGATTCCTACGGCGTGCGCTCTACCTTTTTTATGCTGGATGAAAGCATCCGCTTCAATCCTTTCAAGCCCTCCACCTTCGCCCTGGCTGTCGGTCGTTATGACCTGTTTGAACCCAAGATCCAGGAAGCCGTTCGTTACCTGGATGCCAACGGTTGGGAGATCGGGGTGCATGGTTCTTTCCTGTCTTATAACAACAAGGAGTTGCTGGGCAGGGAAAAGCAACGGCTCGAGTCTATCCTGGGGCACCCGGTGAAGGGCACCCGTCAGCACCACCTCAACATGGACGATACCACGTGGAAGATCCACGAAGAACTCGGCTTCGTGTACGATACATCCTGGGGCTCCAACTATGACATCGGTTTTGTGGATGGGAAAATCAAACCGTTCCAACCCAACGGAACCGCATTCACCGTGTTCCCCATGGCGGTTATGGATGTGACTTTCATGCCGGCCGCAGACAAGTGGGAACAATACGAAGCCCTGCTGGATGAAGTGGATCGCAACGATGCGGTGC encodes the following:
- a CDS encoding polysaccharide deacetylase family protein; this translates as MLRVSLTHDVDRTRKTYQYLTGFAKSLMKGKIGDALYHMTPPIKKEPYWNIYDIAALEDSYGVRSTFFMLDESIRFNPFKPSTFALAVGRYDLFEPKIQEAVRYLDANGWEIGVHGSFLSYNNKELLGREKQRLESILGHPVKGTRQHHLNMDDTTWKIHEELGFVYDTSWGSNYDIGFVDGKIKPFQPNGTAFTVFPMAVMDVTFMPAADKWEQYEALLDEVDRNDAVLVVNFHHRVYNDREYPGYKAAYQRIIETALKRNAEFAPLIRFYDHYAPKQSNQPS
- a CDS encoding glycosyltransferase family 2 protein, which encodes MKYYVITPAKNEEAYIRLTLDSMAQQTLKPEKWIIVDDGSTDNTGKIVKEYADRFPWIAVMTLDNKGEQRSYGSKVIRAFNKGYANVPAGDYGFIVKLDADLSFPPSYFEYIAKAFDADPKVGICGGIIVENEGDFDMKVARHPRVEGALKAICKPCWDAIGGFVEENGWDGLDLLHAQYLGWKVANIPVPVKHHRPEAAEYKSLKFFYNNGITHYRQRNDVWLTLVRGAFMMKKKPYISASMSYLRGYFGSWIRRKPRLVDKGLGKFIRTYHYQRLFSFKR
- a CDS encoding glycosyltransferase family 2 protein, which encodes MTNQQLLTAVIPTFNRKRELSQLLGQLKAQQQPDVRFNMVVVVDGSTDGTLEMLRDEYPEVHVVSGDGNWWFTRSINEGCRYAVEQLKSDIILTLNDDVQLPDHYLRDITKSYFDAGANVIMGSASFSVSTPRLITFSGFKSQNRLLLKYHKYVPPFTYMEPGELTGYVPSITLPTRGVVMPADVLKRLNYFDDKTFPQYNSDYDFVLRAARKGVKVFVSYDAYVLENMQLTSGGNPRLVKSFGAYLRNIFKNRYSSNYFFNQLNMSWRFGYKLLFPFYFFVAVAVIPYVYIKYKHSSLNKVVDGKN